A window from Citrus sinensis cultivar Valencia sweet orange chromosome 3, DVS_A1.0, whole genome shotgun sequence encodes these proteins:
- the LOC127901500 gene encoding WRKY transcription factor 22-like: protein MEVDWDLHAVVRGCNSSVNATVTTTTATTTSTTTSFKDDLDTTKIQSWFSVSPFSREQTSGHLFTLADPFEARNAIEELHELYKPFFPKSPQPISPKSSQPISSSISSITSSSSKEQTQFKQQQPNNKQSHASSVTSSTTPRTKRRKNQLKRVCHVPAEGLSSDVWAWRKYGQKPIKGSPYPRGYYRCSSSKGCLARKQVERNRSDPGMFIVTYTAEHNHPAPTHRNSLAGSTRQKPFTPQTVTSSDSNKPSSPTSSTKPTFSSLSPATSMEEDTVPQSTNTESREIDLLEDEEEVELAVSDVGISDDFFVGLEGLGSEESLPDHFQASFGLPLAANSAATAAGGI from the exons ATGGAAGTTGACTGGGATCTGCATGCGGTGGTCAGAGGCTGTAACAGCTCCGTTAACGCCACCGTTACAACAACTACAGCCACCACCACAAGTACCACCACAAGTTTCAAGGATGATTTAGATACTACTAAAATTCAATCTTGGTTTTCGGTTTCTCCATTTAGCCGTGAACAAACTAGTGGTCATCTTTTCACCTTGGCCGATCCTTTCGAAGCAAGAAATGCTATTGAAGAGCTGCATGAACTTTATAAGCCATTCTTTCCCAAATCTCCTCAGCCTATTTCTCCCAAAAGTAGTCAACCCATCTCGTCTTCTATTTCTTCTATcacttcatcatcatcaaaggaACAGACTCAGTTCAAACAGCAGCAGCCTAATAATAAGCAGTCTCATGCTAGTTCTGTCACTAGTTCCACAACTCCTCGAACCAAAAGAag AAAGAATCAGCTCAAGAGAGTTTGTCATGTCCCAGCTGAAGGTCTCTCTTCCGACGTTTGGGCTTGGAGAAAATATGGCCAAAAACCCATTAAAGGCTCCCCCTATCCAAG GGGTTATTACAGATGTAGCAGTTCAAAGGGGTGCTTGGCCCGGAAACAAGTGGAGCGAAACAGATCCGACCCCGGTATGTTCATAGTAACATATACGGCAGAGCACAACCACCCAGCTCCCACTCACAGAAACTCACTCGCCGGAAGCACCCGCCAGAAGCCCTTCACGCCTCAAACCGTCACCAGCAGCGACTCAAACAAACCCTCTTCCCCAACTTCCTCAACCAAACCCACTTTCTCTTCCTTGTCTCCGGCAACCTCCATGGAAGAAGATACGGTACCCCAGAGTACAAACACCGAAAGCAGAGAAATTGATTTGCTCGAAGATGAAGAGGAAGTTGAGCTGGCGGTGTCAGATGTTGGAATCAGTGATGATTTCTTTGTGGGTTTGGAGGGACTTGGCTCTGAAGAGAGTTTGCCAGATCATTTTCAGGCCAGTTTTGGACTCCCTTTGGCTGCTAACAGTGCTGCCACAGCCGCTGGTGGTATCTGA